One region of Bacteroidota bacterium genomic DNA includes:
- a CDS encoding efflux RND transporter periplasmic adaptor subunit produces MSLSTEKTDLSRLRIHDEKRDGGSPSKSKKLVVITTMAGIFFVSLFIWLGGFFSSAVEVEVATASLTHSSSANAVLTASGYVVAQQKAAIASKATGRLVFLGVEEGDRVKKGQIIARIEDQDVLAALAQARANFELAKADFDDASRWLERQKSLFTTGSTSKAELDAAEARHRRVEASIKSADAAVRSAEVALENTRIRAPFDGTVLTKNANVGEVVAPFAAAAGSRAAVVTIADMLSLEVEADVSESNITRVRAGAPCEIVLDAYPDRRYPGFVHKIVPTADRAKATVLTKVRFTERDDRVLPEMSAKVTFLSQTPEPGEANQPPKLTVPSGAIVSRNGQDVVLVVKNGAVNETPVRSGGRIGDRTIVEEGVLQGDQVIIRPEPSLKTGTRVKAK; encoded by the coding sequence ATGAGTCTTTCAACAGAAAAAACAGACCTTTCCAGGCTGCGCATACACGACGAGAAGCGGGATGGAGGTTCTCCTTCCAAATCGAAGAAGCTTGTTGTCATAACAACAATGGCTGGTATTTTCTTTGTGAGCCTATTCATCTGGCTCGGCGGTTTCTTTTCTTCGGCTGTTGAGGTTGAAGTTGCGACAGCATCGCTTACGCACTCATCCTCCGCAAATGCCGTACTGACTGCTTCAGGTTATGTCGTTGCACAACAGAAAGCCGCCATTGCGTCGAAAGCAACCGGCCGGCTTGTGTTTCTTGGTGTTGAAGAAGGTGATCGCGTGAAGAAAGGTCAGATCATCGCCCGAATTGAAGATCAGGATGTGTTGGCTGCACTGGCACAGGCCCGAGCAAACTTCGAGTTGGCAAAAGCCGACTTCGACGATGCGAGCCGATGGCTCGAACGACAGAAGTCCCTTTTCACAACGGGGTCAACATCGAAAGCAGAGCTTGATGCGGCGGAAGCGCGGCACAGGCGGGTTGAAGCGTCAATCAAATCTGCCGACGCGGCTGTTCGCTCTGCTGAAGTTGCACTTGAGAACACACGGATCCGGGCTCCCTTCGATGGAACGGTACTCACAAAAAACGCGAACGTCGGAGAAGTTGTTGCGCCGTTTGCGGCCGCTGCGGGTTCCCGTGCCGCTGTTGTCACCATCGCAGATATGCTGTCACTTGAAGTGGAAGCCGATGTTTCCGAATCTAACATTACCCGCGTTAGGGCAGGCGCCCCCTGCGAGATCGTGCTTGATGCATACCCCGACCGCCGCTACCCCGGATTCGTTCACAAGATTGTCCCGACAGCAGATCGTGCCAAGGCTACAGTGTTGACAAAGGTCCGGTTCACAGAGCGCGACGATCGTGTGCTACCTGAAATGAGCGCAAAGGTAACGTTTCTTTCTCAAACGCCGGAACCGGGAGAAGCAAACCAGCCTCCGAAACTCACTGTGCCGTCAGGCGCAATCGTGTCGCGGAACGGCCAAGACGTTGTATTGGTCGTCAAGAATGGAGCCGTAAACGAAACACCGGTTCGTTCGGGTGGCAGAATCGGCGACAGAACCATAGTTGAGGAAGGAGTTCTTCAGGGAGATCAAGTCATCATCCGTCCCGAACCTTCCCTGAAGACGGGGACACGAGTAAAGGCAAAATAG
- a CDS encoding ABC transporter permease, producing the protein MFRIVIKNALRHVLRSSLTILGIAIAVIAFCLLRTVVTVWYSGIEVSAANRLITRQAVSFIFPLPYAYRDQIGRVDGVEQVSFANWFGGTYIDKKQFFARLAVDHETFFDVYPEFLISPEELQAFKRERNACVVGEDLVKRYGFKNGDIIQIEGDIFPGQWQFVVRGVYRPREPAIDPSNFLFRWDYLDERLRQDSPTRAGYVGWYIVKTKDAAATAQVSQSIDNLFANSRAETKTETERQFQQGFIAAFSAVIDAMNFISFVIIGIIMLVLGNTMIMSSRERTREYAVLKTIGFSGRQLLIMIAGESLLIAALGGLLGLLATFPSITFFQALMPKGFFPVFFIEPITIVLAVTAAILVGVVAAIFPVHRTLRTKIVEGLRFIG; encoded by the coding sequence ATGTTTCGGATTGTCATCAAAAATGCGCTCCGGCATGTACTGAGATCGTCTCTCACCATTCTCGGTATTGCGATCGCGGTCATCGCATTCTGCCTGCTGCGCACGGTGGTTACCGTATGGTACTCGGGAATCGAAGTCTCAGCCGCCAACCGATTGATTACACGTCAAGCGGTATCGTTTATCTTTCCGCTTCCGTATGCGTATCGTGATCAGATCGGGAGGGTGGATGGCGTTGAACAGGTTTCGTTCGCCAATTGGTTTGGAGGAACGTACATCGACAAGAAGCAGTTTTTTGCACGGCTCGCTGTTGATCATGAAACGTTCTTCGATGTGTACCCCGAGTTCCTTATTTCGCCTGAAGAATTGCAGGCGTTCAAGCGTGAACGCAACGCCTGCGTGGTCGGGGAGGATCTGGTCAAGCGATACGGGTTCAAGAATGGAGATATTATCCAAATCGAAGGCGATATCTTCCCGGGTCAATGGCAGTTTGTCGTCCGCGGAGTGTACAGACCGCGTGAGCCTGCGATTGATCCGTCGAATTTTCTGTTTCGGTGGGACTACCTTGACGAGCGGCTGCGACAGGACTCGCCGACCCGCGCAGGGTATGTCGGTTGGTATATTGTCAAAACGAAGGACGCCGCGGCAACAGCACAGGTGTCACAGAGCATCGATAACCTGTTTGCCAATTCACGCGCGGAGACAAAAACGGAAACCGAGCGGCAGTTCCAGCAAGGCTTTATTGCAGCATTCAGCGCGGTTATTGACGCAATGAACTTCATTTCCTTCGTCATCATCGGCATTATTATGCTCGTTCTCGGAAACACGATGATTATGTCATCGCGTGAGCGAACGCGGGAGTACGCCGTTCTCAAAACCATCGGGTTCTCCGGGCGGCAGTTGCTCATCATGATTGCCGGAGAATCGTTGCTTATTGCAGCCTTGGGCGGCTTGCTCGGGCTTCTTGCAACGTTTCCTTCGATTACATTCTTCCAGGCGCTAATGCCGAAAGGGTTCTTTCCGGTCTTTTTCATTGAGCCCATTACAATCGTGTTGGCGGTAACAGCAGCTATCCTTGTCGGCGTCGTGGCGGCCATCTTCCCCGTACATAGAACATTGCGGACGAAGATCGTTGAGGGCTTGCGTTTTATCGGATAA
- a CDS encoding ABC transporter permease, whose product MKIPLKYTFRNLQSRRLTTALTILGVTLVVFVFAAVLMMANGVEKTLVATGSEENILISRKASNGEISSIIDGETVNIILAMNQVARTPAGTPFATKDVATVINLPKTDYVGITNVTVRGVSPDAFALRPMVKIVEGRTFQWGAREIIIGNSIARRILGAHVGGTIKIGGDQWAIVGRFDAEGCGFDSEIWGDVLQLTDALGRSNAFSTLTLKLRSLQEFDSFKEAFKSDARLQQFVPKTERQFFEEQSETMALFIRVLGIFITVIFSAGAVIGAMITMYGAVANRTVEIGTLRALGFHRRSVLSAYLIESLMIALIGGIVGLMLASFLQFFSISTINFDSFAEIEFSFALSTGIVISSLLFAIVMGFVGGFLPAFRAARLNIVSALRAS is encoded by the coding sequence ATGAAGATTCCATTGAAATATACATTCCGCAACCTCCAGAGTCGCCGTCTGACAACAGCATTGACAATTCTCGGAGTTACGCTCGTTGTGTTTGTCTTTGCCGCAGTGTTGATGATGGCAAATGGCGTTGAGAAAACGCTTGTCGCAACCGGTTCCGAGGAGAACATCCTCATCAGTCGAAAAGCTTCGAACGGAGAGATTTCAAGTATCATCGACGGCGAGACGGTCAACATCATTCTCGCGATGAACCAGGTCGCCCGAACGCCGGCAGGTACTCCGTTCGCAACGAAAGACGTGGCAACCGTGATCAATCTCCCGAAAACCGATTATGTCGGGATCACCAACGTGACGGTGCGAGGTGTGTCGCCCGATGCTTTCGCCCTGCGACCAATGGTGAAGATTGTGGAGGGGAGAACATTCCAATGGGGTGCACGTGAAATCATCATCGGCAACTCGATTGCGCGCAGAATCTTGGGCGCACACGTAGGCGGCACGATCAAGATTGGCGGCGATCAATGGGCCATTGTCGGAAGGTTCGATGCGGAAGGATGCGGATTCGACTCCGAAATTTGGGGTGACGTGCTTCAACTGACTGATGCCCTCGGGCGGAGCAATGCATTTTCGACCTTAACACTGAAACTCCGTTCGCTGCAGGAATTTGATTCGTTCAAAGAAGCGTTCAAATCGGATGCCCGCTTGCAACAATTCGTCCCGAAAACCGAGCGGCAATTCTTCGAAGAACAATCCGAAACAATGGCACTCTTCATTCGTGTTCTTGGCATTTTCATTACAGTGATTTTCAGCGCTGGCGCTGTCATCGGAGCAATGATAACAATGTACGGGGCGGTCGCCAATCGTACAGTGGAAATCGGCACGCTACGGGCGCTAGGTTTCCATCGCAGAAGCGTCCTTTCCGCATACCTGATTGAATCACTTATGATAGCGCTCATCGGAGGCATTGTCGGCCTTATGCTCGCTTCATTTCTTCAGTTCTTCAGCATATCAACGATCAACTTCGACTCCTTTGCAGAGATTGAATTCTCCTTTGCCCTCTCAACAGGTATCGTCATCTCGTCTTTGTTGTTTGCAATAGTCATGGGTTTTGTTGGAGGCTTCCTGCCTGCTTTTCGAGCTGCGCGACTGAACATTGTTTCGGCGCTGCGCGCATCCTAA
- a CDS encoding ABC transporter ATP-binding protein — protein sequence MAGTNGTIISVNNVRKSYYRDTIEIPVLTNISINVPEGEFLALMGPSGSGKTTLLNLIAGIDRPDEGDVVVGGVNIAALSESELSKWRARHVGFVFQFYNLLPVLTAYENVELPLLLTNLSKKEKQEHVEFALKLVGLSDRMYNKPGQLSGGQEQRVAIARAVVTDPTILVADEPTGDLDKVSAAEIMELLDRLNKEYKKTIVMVTHDPRAAEKAHTVRHLEKGELT from the coding sequence ATGGCAGGAACAAACGGCACTATCATCAGTGTCAACAATGTGAGAAAATCGTACTATCGGGATACAATCGAAATCCCTGTCCTAACCAATATCTCGATCAACGTACCCGAGGGAGAATTTCTTGCCCTGATGGGGCCATCAGGATCGGGCAAAACGACGTTGCTGAACTTGATTGCCGGAATTGATCGACCGGATGAAGGCGACGTTGTTGTCGGCGGTGTAAATATTGCCGCACTCAGTGAATCCGAGCTTTCGAAATGGCGTGCCCGGCACGTTGGATTCGTGTTTCAGTTCTACAATCTCCTTCCTGTACTTACTGCGTACGAAAACGTCGAGCTGCCCTTGCTGCTCACCAATCTCTCAAAAAAAGAGAAACAGGAACACGTGGAATTTGCGTTGAAGCTTGTCGGCTTGAGCGACAGAATGTACAACAAACCGGGTCAACTTTCCGGGGGCCAGGAACAGCGCGTCGCAATTGCCAGAGCCGTTGTCACAGATCCGACAATTCTTGTTGCGGATGAGCCCACGGGCGATCTTGACAAAGTGTCCGCCGCTGAGATTATGGAGTTGCTCGACCGGCTGAATAAGGAATACAAGAAAACAATCGTGATGGTAACACATGACCCGCGTGCAGCGGAAAAGGCTCACACTGTCCGTCATCTGGAGAAAGGAGAACTCACGTAG